Within the Nitrospiraceae bacterium genome, the region TCAACAACTTTGTTTCCTGATGTTTTTGCGGTTATCTCAAGACCGTCTAGTATAGGTACTCCGCTGCTTACCAGAGTGCCGAGTGTTCTAGTGAATTTTGCAACAGAAACCTTCTGTATAAGCACACCAAATACAGGCAGTTTGAGCAATAAACTGTCGATTATAGTTTTTCCTTTTTCTGTACGCCTGAACTGTACAATGAAAACAACCAGTCCAATAATAAGTCCTGCCAAAACAAGACCTCCAATGCCTGCAAGAAAATGACTAAGTTTTATAACTATTAGTGTAGGAGTAGGCAGAGTTCCTCCCATAGTAGCAAACATTTTAGAAAATGTTGGGACAACAAATATCATTATGACTGCTATGGCTCCGATCGCGACAGTAGTAACAACAGCAGGATATACCATAGCGCCCTTAACTTTCTTTTTAAGCTTCATTGACTTTTCTATATACGCTGCAAGCCTGTTAAGAATGGTGTCCAGTATACCTCCAGACTCCCCTGCTGCAACCATATTTGCATACAGTTCAGTAAAAACTCTCGGATGTTTTTTTAATGCATCAGCATATGTTGCGCCAGCTTCAACATCCTCTTTGATCTGCAGAAGAACTCTTGCCAGTGTTTTGCTTTCTACCTGCTGCGAAAGTATCTCAAGCGCCTGTACAAGAGGCAGTCCAGCATCGATCATAGTAGAAAACTGTCTTGTAAAAACAACAATGTCTTTATCCTTAACCCTGCCTCCTCCAATTCCCCCAAATAATTTTTTTGTTTCCTTCTTTTCAGAGATTGAGGTAAGAATTATATTCTTTCTTCTGAGCTGAGATATAACTTCATCTTTCGATCCTGCTGAAATCTCTCCTGATTCTATTATCCCTTTGACATTTTTCCCTGACCACTGGAATACTGTTGGCATTTATTACCCCCTTCCTTTATTCGTAGTAGCTGAGGATGCCCTCTGCAGCATCGTTATTAATTCCTCAGGCACACTCGAACGGGCAACTGCGTCTTCATAAGACAGATGTCCCTTTGAATAAAGTTCAAATAATGACTGGTTCATTGTCTGCATTCCGAATTTTGTCTGGCCTGTCTGCATCATTGAATATATCTGGTGAATTTTATCTTCTCTGATAAGATTTCTAATCGCAGGATTTGGAATAAGCAGCTCGATAGCAAGAGCCCTTCCCTGTCCGGTTCTCTTTGGAATAAGCTGTTGGGCTAATATGCCTTCAAGCACAAAAGACAGTTGAACCCTGATCTGTTCCTGCTGATGCGGCGGGAAAACATCAATAATACGGTTTATGGTCTGTACAGCTGAATTTGTATGAAGCGTGGCAAGCGTCAGGTGGCCTGTTTCTGAAACAGTAAGCGCAGCCTCTATGGTTTCCAAATCTCTCATCTCACCTATAAGAACAACATCAGGATCCTGTCTTAAAACATATCTCAATGCTGCCTTAAAGGAAGCAGTGTCAGCATTAACCTCTCTCTGGTTAATAAGACATTTTTTATGCGGATGAAGATATTCTATAGGGTCTTCTACTGTCATTATATGATCGCTTCGCTGTGAATTTATAATATCTATCATGGCTGCAAGCGTAGTAGATTTTCCGCTCCCAGTTGGTCCAGTAACAAGAATA harbors:
- a CDS encoding type II secretion system F family protein → MPTVFQWSGKNVKGIIESGEISAGSKDEVISQLRRKNIILTSISEKKETKKLFGGIGGGRVKDKDIVVFTRQFSTMIDAGLPLVQALEILSQQVESKTLARVLLQIKEDVEAGATYADALKKHPRVFTELYANMVAAGESGGILDTILNRLAAYIEKSMKLKKKVKGAMVYPAVVTTVAIGAIAVIMIFVVPTFSKMFATMGGTLPTPTLIVIKLSHFLAGIGGLVLAGLIIGLVVFIVQFRRTEKGKTIIDSLLLKLPVFGVLIQKVSVAKFTRTLGTLVSSGVPILDGLEITAKTSGNKVVEYAIMDVRKSVTGGKTLAEPLMKAKIFPPMVTHMISVGESTGALDAMLSKIADFYDDEVDSAVSNLTAMMEPMLMVFLGGSVGFIVIAMYMPIFKLITLIK
- a CDS encoding type IV pilus twitching motility protein PilT; translated protein: MATLYDLLKTMIEKGASDLHITTGSAPRIRIDGRLLPLDQPQLGPADTKALCYSILTDAQKHKFEENNELDLSFGVKGLSRFRANIFMQRGAVAGAFRTIPFQIRTFQDLGLPEIVNDLVKKPRGLILVTGPTGSGKSTTLAAMIDIINSQRSDHIMTVEDPIEYLHPHKKCLINQREVNADTASFKAALRYVLRQDPDVVLIGEMRDLETIEAALTVSETGHLTLATLHTNSAVQTINRIIDVFPPHQQEQIRVQLSFVLEGILAQQLIPKRTGQGRALAIELLIPNPAIRNLIREDKIHQIYSMMQTGQTKFGMQTMNQSLFELYSKGHLSYEDAVARSSVPEELITMLQRASSATTNKGRG